The Gordonia iterans DNA window GATCGCGGTTCCGACACGCACACATGTGGATCCGTGTGCGATCGCCGACTCCACGTCCGCGGACATGCCCGCCGAGAGCTCCGTCGCCGCGGGATGACGCGCCCGGAAGCGTTCGGCGATCTGCGCGGCGTGCGCCAGGTGCGCCTCGGCCTCCCCGTGCAACGGCGCGATCACCATGAGCCCGTCCAGGGTCAGCAGGCCGTCGTGCCCGGTGACCGCATCGGCCAGCGCGGGAAGGTCCGATTCGACCGCTCCCCCGCGCGTCGGATCGCCGTCGAGACTCATCTGCAGCAGCATCCCCAGAGGCTGCACCCGGGCACCGGCCTCCAACGCCGCCGCCGTCGCCCGGGCCAGCGCATCGACGAGATCCGGCGAGTCCACCGACTGGACACGACGCGCCCAGCGCGCCACCGTCTTGGCCTTCTTCCGCTGCAGCGACCCGATCATGTCGACGTCGAACGCCACGCCGGGCAGCTCCGAGCGCACCGCGGCGACCTTCCGCCCCGCCTCGGGCTCCCGGGACTCGCCGAACTCAGTGGCTCCCAGGTCGATCAGCCGTGCCAGATCCCCGGCGGGAAAGAACTTGGTGACCACCATCAGGCGCGCACTGCCCGGTGCGCGCCCGGCCGTCGCCTCGGCACGGGCGACGCGGGCCCGCACCGCTTCGAGTGCCGCGCCCAGTTCCGCGCGCCGCAGATCCTCGCCGCGCGCCGGCGCTCCGTGGTCCGTATCCACCGGCAGCCTCACCCCTGCTCCGCCACGTCCATCCAGATCACCGAGGCCAACCGCCCCGTCGGAGCACCTCGTCGGTGACTGAACAGGTCGGGATCACCGATGGTGCAGCGCGGGTCCACGACGACGCCGCCGACTCCCGCGTCGGTCAGCTGCCGCGCGATGCCGGCGCGCAAGTCCAGGCCCGCAGTGCCCTTCGCCGTCCGGCAGGCGCTGCCCGGGAGATGCTTCTCGACGTCGCGTTGCATCTCGTCCGGAACCTCGTATCGCTCGCCCGACGCCGCCGGACCGAGCAACACGCCGATGCGGTCCGTCCGGGCGCCCAGCCCGACCATCACGCGAAGCACCTCGGGAACGATGCCGATGCGGGCGCCGACGCGTCCGGCGTGCACTGCGGCGATCACTCCCGCTTCGTCGTCGCTCATCAGCAGCGGAACGCAGTCTGCGCTGAGCGCGGCGAGGGCGAGCCCCGGTGTCGTAGTCACCAGGGCGTCGGTGGCCGGTACGGCTCCGTCGACGGGTCCGTCGACCACCGTGACGTTGCGGCTGTGGATCTGTTCCATCCAGACCACGTGCGACGGATCGAGGCCGAGGTCGCGGGCCAGCCGCTCCCGGTTGGCCGCGACGGCCGCCGGATCGTCGCCGACGTGATCACCGAGATTGAAGGAGTCGTAGGGCGCACGCGACACCCCACCGGCGCGGGTGGTCACCACGCGCCGGACCCGGCACGCGGGCGCCATCACTTCATGAAGTCGGGGACGTCGACCTCGTCGTCGTCGAGCCGCACCGAGTTGCGGCGCGGCGCGGCGGAGCCGGCGAACGGGTCGCCGGCCGGGGCGGCGCGGCCGAACAGCGGATCGTCGGCCGGCGCCGACGAGACCTGACCGGCCTTCGCCGATTCCACGGTGCCCGCGGCCTTGGCCGCTGCGGGATTCTCGACGCGCTTGCGCGGCGCACCGCCGTCGAACCCGGCCGCGATCACGGTGACCCGCACCTCGTCGCCCAGGTTGTCGTCGATCACCGTGCCGAAGATGATGTTGGCGTCCTCGTGGGCCGCCTCCTGGACCTGGGTGGCCGCGTTGTTGATCTCGAACAGACCCAGATCGCTGCCGCCGGCGATCGAGAGCAGCACGCCCCGCGCGCCCTCCATCGACGCCTCCAGCAACGGCGAGTTGATAGCCGCTTCTGCGGCCTTGCGGGCGCGGTCCTCGCCCCGGGATGCCCCGATGCCCATCAGCGCGCTGCCCGCGTCGCTCATGACGCCCTTGACGTCCGCGAAGTCGACGTTGATCAGACCCGGCGTGGTGATGAGGTCGGTGATGCCCTGCACTCCGTTGAGCAGCACCTCGTCGGCGCTGCGGAACGCGTCCATCAGGCTCACCTGCGAATCGCCGAGCTGCAGCAGGCGGTCGTTCGGGATGACGATCAGGGTGTCGCAGGACTCGCGCAGCGCCGCGATGCCCTCCTCGGCCTGATTGCCGCGACGCTTGCCCTCGAACGAGAACGGGCGGGTCACGACGCCGACGGTGAGCGCACCGAGCTTGCGGGCGATCCCGGCCACCACCGGCGCGCCGCCGGTGCCGGTGCCGCCGCCTTCACCGGCGGTGACGAACACCATGTCCGCGCCCTGCAGCAGGTCTTCGATCTCGTCCCGCGCATCCTCGGCGGCCTTGCGGCCCACCTCCGGATTCGCGCCGGCGCCCAGACCCCTGGTCGATTCGCGGCCGATGTCGAGTTTGACGTCGGCGTCGCTGATCAGCAGCGCCTGTGCGTCGGTGTTGATCGCGATGAACTCCACACCTTTGAGGCCCTGCTCGATCATGCGGTTGACGGCGTTGACGCCGCCGCCGCCGATGCCGACGACCTTGATGACGGCGAGGTAGTTATGAGGTGGCGTCATGATGCCTTCCTGCTCCGATTCAAACCCTAAAGCTCAACCATAGGGTTATAGTTATGTCAAGTACCGGTGTTGAGAACGACGGTATCGACCGCACGCCGCGGAGCCAGGAGGCGCGCCGTGCGCCGCGCGTTTTTCTCCGAACGAATCCGCGGTCAACTGACCGCGGGATACTCCGGGCTGGAGACGTTGAACGTCGTTCCCCGCAATGTGATGACATGCGCGAGGGCCTCGGCCTTGTCCACCGGGCGGCCGCTGTCGCCCCAGACGACCGTCCGCTCCCGGCTCAGGTGGAGCTTGATGTCCGCCGGCGACGATGCCGTCGCCGACGTCACCTGCGGCCGAAGCCAGTCGGGCAGGCTCTGCAGAGTGTCCAGGACCGCCCTGGTCGTCGGGTCCTGCGGGCCGGGGTTGGGCACCTCGAGCACCGGAAGGGTCCGGTAGACCCGCTTCCCGGCCGCCGCGTCGCCCATCGCCGCACGCGACGCGAACTCGACGTAGACCACCCCGAGCCGGTCCATGACGCCGATCCGGCCGTCCGGCCCTTCGATCAGGGCGGTCGCGCGCCGCTCGAGCACCTCGATCGTCAGTGCCGACGGATAGCTCCGGTCGACGCGCACCGACTCGACCGCCGGTATCCGGGCGACCCGGCCGGCGACCGCAGCCGTGTCGACCTGGAGCAGCGGGGTGCCCAGCGGCACGTCGGCGACCTCCACGATCTCCTCGCGCGGCACCATCGGTCCGCCCTGCACGTCCGGCTGCTGCACGTCGATGGTGCGCACCGACATGAGCGGCGAGAAGTACGCCGCGGCGCCGAGTCCCCCGAGAACACCGAGGACTGCGAGCAGGCCGACCAGCCGCCACAGCCGGCGACGACCAGACCGGCGCAGGTCCTCGTGCGCCTCATCGTGCGGCTTCGCGCGCGAGGCCGCCGCCCGGCGCGCCGTCACGACCCCAGTGCGGCCAGGATGTACGGCCCCTGCATGGTGATGTCGCCGGCACCGATCGTCAGCACGACGTCGCGCGCGGCCGTGCGGCTCACGACGGCCGCAGGCAGATCCGAGATCGCCGGGACGAACACCGCGGGCACCGACACCGCGTCGGAGATCAGCCGACCGGTGACCCCCGGGCGCGGCTCCTCGCGGGCGCCGTACACGTCGGCCAGGATCACCTCGTCCGCCAAGCTCAGGGCTTCGGCGAACTCGGTCGCGAACTCCTCGGTGCGCGAGTACAGGTGCGGCTGGAAGACGGCGACCACCCGGCCGCCGTTCTCCCGCGCCAAGTCGCGCGCCGCCGACAGCACCGCGCGCACCTCCGTCGGATGGTGCGCGTAGTCGTCGTACACCGACACCCCGGCGACCTCGCCGCGGAACTCGAAGCGTCGGTGCACGCCGCCGAAGCCCTCGATGCCGTCGATCACGGTGGCCACCTGCGCATCCGGGTCCACCGCGAGACAGCCGAGCAGAGCCCCGACCGCGTTGCGCGCCATGTGGATGCCGGGGAGCGTGACCCGCATGCTGCGCGTCGTCGCGGCCGGCACCAGCGGTGGTGCGACGACGACCTGGGTGGTGCTTCCAGTGCCGCCGGCGACCACCTCGCTCAAGCGGCCCACGCACGGGACGGCCGGAGCCCCCGGTGCGCCGGTGCCGGTGCCGTAGCCGAGCACCGCGATGCCCTTCTCGGCCAACCGCTGCGCCGATCGCTGTCCCAGCGCCGCGGCGCCGGGGTCGTCCAGGCAGACCACCAGGGCGCCGCCGGGCCGGATCAGGTCGGCGAACTCGTCGAAGACCCGGGTGTAAGCCTCCGCGGTGCCGAAGAAGTCGAGATGGTCCGCCTCGATGTTGGTCACCACCACGACGTCCGGCCGGTACTCCAGAAGCGAGCCGTCGCTCTCGTCAGCCTCGGCGACGAAGATCCCGCCGCTCCCGTGATGGGCGTTGGTGCCCGACTCGTTGAGCTCGCCGCCGATCGCGAAGGACGGGTCGGCGCCGCAGTGCTGCAGGGCGACCACCGCCATCGAGGTGGTGGACGTCTTCCCGTGGGTGCCGCTGATCAGCAGCGTGCGGTAACCCTCCATCAACTGCGCCAGCACCTGCGGCCGGTAGAGGACCGGGATGCC harbors:
- the ftsZ gene encoding cell division protein FtsZ, which produces MTPPHNYLAVIKVVGIGGGGVNAVNRMIEQGLKGVEFIAINTDAQALLISDADVKLDIGRESTRGLGAGANPEVGRKAAEDARDEIEDLLQGADMVFVTAGEGGGTGTGGAPVVAGIARKLGALTVGVVTRPFSFEGKRRGNQAEEGIAALRESCDTLIVIPNDRLLQLGDSQVSLMDAFRSADEVLLNGVQGITDLITTPGLINVDFADVKGVMSDAGSALMGIGASRGEDRARKAAEAAINSPLLEASMEGARGVLLSIAGGSDLGLFEINNAATQVQEAAHEDANIIFGTVIDDNLGDEVRVTVIAAGFDGGAPRKRVENPAAAKAAGTVESAKAGQVSSAPADDPLFGRAAPAGDPFAGSAAPRRNSVRLDDDEVDVPDFMK
- a CDS encoding cell division protein FtsQ/DivIB — encoded protein: MTARRAAASRAKPHDEAHEDLRRSGRRRLWRLVGLLAVLGVLGGLGAAAYFSPLMSVRTIDVQQPDVQGGPMVPREEIVEVADVPLGTPLLQVDTAAVAGRVARIPAVESVRVDRSYPSALTIEVLERRATALIEGPDGRIGVMDRLGVVYVEFASRAAMGDAAAGKRVYRTLPVLEVPNPGPQDPTTRAVLDTLQSLPDWLRPQVTSATASSPADIKLHLSRERTVVWGDSGRPVDKAEALAHVITLRGTTFNVSSPEYPAVS
- the murC gene encoding UDP-N-acetylmuramate--L-alanine ligase; translated protein: MSPARASSARTGGLPDRLARVHMVGIGGAGMSGLARILLARGGQVSGSDARESHGVIALRARGALVHVGHDPAALDLIEGGPTVVVTTHAAIPDDNPELVEARRRGIPVLYRPQVLAQLMEGYRTLLISGTHGKTSTTSMAVVALQHCGADPSFAIGGELNESGTNAHHGSGGIFVAEADESDGSLLEYRPDVVVVTNIEADHLDFFGTAEAYTRVFDEFADLIRPGGALVVCLDDPGAAALGQRSAQRLAEKGIAVLGYGTGTGAPGAPAVPCVGRLSEVVAGGTGSTTQVVVAPPLVPAATTRSMRVTLPGIHMARNAVGALLGCLAVDPDAQVATVIDGIEGFGGVHRRFEFRGEVAGVSVYDDYAHHPTEVRAVLSAARDLARENGGRVVAVFQPHLYSRTEEFATEFAEALSLADEVILADVYGAREEPRPGVTGRLISDAVSVPAVFVPAISDLPAAVVSRTAARDVVLTIGAGDITMQGPYILAALGS
- a CDS encoding YggS family pyridoxal phosphate enzyme → MDTDHGAPARGEDLRRAELGAALEAVRARVARAEATAGRAPGSARLMVVTKFFPAGDLARLIDLGATEFGESREPEAGRKVAAVRSELPGVAFDVDMIGSLQRKKAKTVARWARRVQSVDSPDLVDALARATAAALEAGARVQPLGMLLQMSLDGDPTRGGAVESDLPALADAVTGHDGLLTLDGLMVIAPLHGEAEAHLAHAAQIAERFRARHPAATELSAGMSADVESAIAHGSTCVRVGTAIMGPRPLASQ
- the pgeF gene encoding peptidoglycan editing factor PgeF, producing the protein MAPACRVRRVVTTRAGGVSRAPYDSFNLGDHVGDDPAAVAANRERLARDLGLDPSHVVWMEQIHSRNVTVVDGPVDGAVPATDALVTTTPGLALAALSADCVPLLMSDDEAGVIAAVHAGRVGARIGIVPEVLRVMVGLGARTDRIGVLLGPAASGERYEVPDEMQRDVEKHLPGSACRTAKGTAGLDLRAGIARQLTDAGVGGVVVDPRCTIGDPDLFSHRRGAPTGRLASVIWMDVAEQG